A genomic window from Silene latifolia isolate original U9 population chromosome 11, ASM4854445v1, whole genome shotgun sequence includes:
- the LOC141613937 gene encoding uncharacterized protein LOC141613937, with amino-acid sequence MDALLQFTSDDVSEEIAYWNQAVYYFVLRVNHSWEVLQGYVHRIWGRHGIDKISFLPNGIFLVRFKEMKDKEEVLNAGYHMFDNKPLIVKPWQEDVDLLKEEVKVVPAWIHIHGLPLKFWGTCLPSIAGLVGPYVKSDAATVEKTRLGFARTMIELKVGQAFPSSVKFRDENGQIVRLKVEYEWKPILCGKCKGLGNESKNCRKDQHRNTQSRPAVKRVWRPIPKASVSNPAISDKEFPALTTVITPRLLESAPESKAAAGSPVSVTIPDAAAGTPVSVPEPPDAVANIQVVEVTDVTDEDFDDVENQVEDIEAKINGVNVGNIAHNMLEGWSVTTNCSLHKGGRVWLLWRPNIFEVQIIQYDPLFIHSKVTIKATQKIFFLTFIYAFNEGSDRLDFWDKLRTFASHGAPWAIAGDFNTVISPDERLGAATKQEDMYAFVDCLSDYGMTDIHATGAYFTWTNKQDPNHRKYSRLDRFLVNKEWLDEFPDMNAHFHPEGIMDHTPCIVRNVRLDGRRSTSFKYFNMWGSASAFHETVKNTWSHQINGTKMFGVVKKLKALKGDLKRLNRACFSDVELKASQALPGEYTAAT; translated from the exons ATGGATGCCTTGTTGCAATTCACATCTGATGATGTAAGTGAAGAAATTGCCTATTGGAACCAGGCTGTCTATTATTTTGTTTTAAGAGTAAACCATTCGTGGGAGGTTTTGCAGGGGTATGTGCATAGAATATGGGGTCGTCATGGTATTGACAAGATCTCCTTTTTACCTAATGGTATTTTTTTGGTAAGATTTAAGGAGATGAAGGATAAGGAGGAAGTATTGAATGCAGGTTATCATATGTTTGATAATAAGCCCTTGATTGTTAAACCATGGCAAGAGGATGTTGATCTTTTAAAAGAAGAAGTGAAAGTTGTTCCAGCATGGATTCATATACATGGCTTACCTCTCAAGTTTTGGGGGACATGTTTACCTTCCATTGCTGGACTTGTTGGCCCATATGTAAAGTCTGATGCTGCAACTGTGGAGAAAACTAGGCTAGGATTTGCTCGGACTATGATTGAGTTGAAGGTAGGGCAAGCTTTCCCATCTTCAGTTAAGTTTCGAGATGAGAATGGACAGATTGTTCGGCTAAAGGTTGAATATGAGTGGAAACCAATCTTGTGTGGGAAATGTAAGGGTTTAGGGAATGAAAGTAAGAATTGTAGAAAGGATCAGCACAGGAACACTCAGTCCAGGCCAGCTGTTAAAAGAGTTTGGAGACCTATTCCTAAGGCCAGTGTGAGTAACCCTGCTATATCTGATAAAGAGTTCCCTGCCCTGACTACTGTGATAACCCCTCGTCTGCTTGAGTCAGCTCCTGAATCAAAAGCTGCTGCAGGGTCCCCTGTATCAGTTACTATACCAGATGCAGCTGCAGGAACCCCTGTATCAGTACCTGAGCCTCCTGATGCTGTTGCAAATATTCAGGTGGTTGAGGTTACAGATGTTACTGATGAGGACTTTGATGATGTGGAGAATCAAGTAGAGGATATTG AAGCAAAAATAAATGGTGTCAATGTAGGTAATATAGCTCATAATATGCTTGAGGGGTGGAGTGTCACAACCAATTGCAGCTTGCATAAAGGAGGAAGGGTCTGGTTATTATGGAGGCCTAATATTTTTGAGGTTCAAATTATTCAATATGATCCGCTATTTATTCACTCCAAAGTTACTATTAAAGCTACTCAGAAAATTTTCTTCCTTACttttatttatgcttttaatGAGGGCTCTGACAGATTGGATTTCTGGGATAAGTTGCGGACTTTTGCTAGTCATGGTGCTCCTTGGGCAATTGCTGGTGATTTCAACACGGTCATTTCCCCTGATGAGAGATTGGGAGCTGCTACTAAGCAGGAGGATATGTATGCTTTTGTTGACTGTCTGTCTGATTATGGTATGACTGATATTCATGCTACAGGAGCCTATTTCACCTGGACAAATAAGCAGGATCCTAACCACAGAAAATATAGTAGACTTGATAGATTTTTGGTCAATAAAGAATGGCTAGATGAGTTCCCTGATATGAATGCTCATTTCCACCCTGAGGGGATTATGGACCATACTCCTTGTATTGTCAGGAATGTTAGATTGGATGGTAGAAGGTCTACTAGCttcaagtattttaatatgtggggtaGTGCTTCTGCTTTCCATGAGACTGTCAAGAACACTTGGAGTCATCAAATAAACGGCACCAAAATGTTTGGGGTGGTGAAGAAATTGAAAGCTCTCAAGGGAGATCTCAAGAGACTTAACAGAGCTTGTTTCTCTGATGTTGAACTCAAAGCCAGTCAAGCTCTTCCTGGAGAATATACAGCTGCAACTTGA